Proteins from a genomic interval of Thermococcus sp.:
- a CDS encoding transcriptional regulator: MEAIRELTKNHTLGNPIRLAIMLYLLPRERVLFRDLLGVLDVTPGNLDSHLKTLERAGYVEIYKVIADRPRTAVRITEKGAGETAEYLRTLREILSRV, translated from the coding sequence ATGGAGGCCATCAGGGAGCTGACGAAGAACCACACTCTGGGCAATCCAATAAGGCTCGCCATAATGCTCTACCTCCTGCCCAGGGAGAGGGTGCTCTTCAGGGACCTCCTCGGAGTTCTCGACGTCACCCCCGGCAACCTGGATTCCCACCTTAAAACCCTTGAAAGGGCCGGCTACGTTGAAATCTACAAGGTTATAGCCGACAGGCCCAGAACCGCAGTGAGGATAACGGAGAAAGGGGCCGGGGAAACGGCTGAGTACCTCCGGACCCTCAGGGAGATCCTGAGCAGGGTCTAA
- a CDS encoding TIGR00269 family protein, with the protein MKCSKCGRSAVYHARYTGRYYCRKHFNEMVEKKFKETVKKYRLIEKGERIAVGVSGGKDSVVLMHLLAKLREKFPFELVAITIDEGIAGYRPPSVEIARRNAEKLEIEHRIYSFKNHIGFSLDETVEIMGSFEKGERVGACSYCGVWRRWLLNYAAKDVGADKLAVGHNLDDEVQMFLMNIMRGDIARLGRTGPYYEEIHPELVPRIKPLREIPEKEIVLYAILNGIEVDFSECPYAVEAFRAEIRDWINEMEERHPGTKYQILRSYDKLFPLIAKTYTKKTSELNRCRICGQPTTGEICKACQFKLQVEEKSERHKHHASP; encoded by the coding sequence ATGAAGTGCTCAAAGTGCGGAAGGTCAGCCGTCTACCACGCACGCTACACCGGCAGGTACTACTGCAGGAAACACTTCAACGAGATGGTGGAGAAAAAGTTCAAGGAGACCGTTAAAAAGTACCGGCTCATAGAGAAAGGCGAGAGGATAGCCGTCGGTGTGAGCGGCGGAAAGGACAGCGTCGTCCTCATGCACCTTCTCGCGAAGCTCCGCGAGAAGTTCCCCTTCGAGCTGGTCGCGATAACGATCGATGAGGGGATAGCAGGCTACAGGCCCCCGAGCGTTGAGATAGCAAGGAGGAACGCGGAGAAGCTGGAGATAGAACACCGGATATATTCGTTTAAGAACCACATCGGATTTTCCCTGGATGAAACGGTCGAGATAATGGGAAGCTTTGAGAAGGGCGAGAGGGTCGGTGCATGCTCCTACTGCGGCGTCTGGAGGAGGTGGCTGCTCAACTACGCGGCGAAGGACGTAGGAGCGGACAAGCTGGCCGTCGGCCACAACTTGGATGACGAGGTTCAGATGTTTTTGATGAACATCATGAGAGGAGACATAGCGCGCCTGGGGAGAACTGGCCCATACTACGAGGAGATTCACCCGGAGCTAGTTCCAAGGATAAAGCCCCTGCGCGAGATTCCCGAGAAGGAGATAGTCCTCTACGCTATCCTCAACGGCATAGAGGTCGATTTCAGTGAGTGCCCCTACGCGGTGGAAGCTTTTAGGGCCGAGATCCGGGACTGGATAAATGAGATGGAGGAGAGGCACCCGGGGACGAAATATCAGATACTGAGGAGCTACGATAAGCTCTTCCCGCTCATAGCGAAGACCTACACGAAGAAAACGAGCGAGCTCAACAGGTGCAGAATCTGCGGACAGCCCACAACGGGCGAGATATGCAAGGCCTGCCAGTTCAAACTGCAGGTGGAGGAAAAATCAGAGAGGCATAAGCACCACGCGTCCCCCTAA